TGCCGGGCTTGCCCATCAGGCCGCTCGGCCCCACCACCGCGGTGTCCGCAGCGAGGACGAAGGTGCCCACCGCCTGGGTGCGGGCCACCGACAGCGCCTTGTGACGTGCCACCAGCTGGACGGCGAGATCGCTGCACATCCCGGAGGGAGGGCTGATCTCCTCGGACGGCGGGGTCACGACGGTGAAGCGGACACCGATGCGACTCAGCAGCTCGCGCCGGCGAGGGCTGGATGAGGCGAGAACAATGCGTGTCATCGGCGGCGCGTGCTCAGGCGGTCCGTGAGACTCACTTCTAATGGCCGGCGGCGGGAGATCGGGAGAGGAGCCACCGTGCCCGCCGGGCGCGGCGACGAGAAACCGTTCATATGGTATCAAGTTTGAGGCTGTGGTTTCCGCACAGGTGAGGGATGTGGAGGCGGTGCGCGGTCACGGCCGGCCGGCCATCGCGCCCAGCACCACGGCGGCGAGCCCGGCCAGGGCGGCCACCGCGGCGGCCTGCCGGACGGCGCGCCGGCCCAGCCCCGGCGCCAGCCGCCCGTGGACCGCGACGGCGGCGAGCACCACCAGCGCCGCGGCGGCGCCGGGGAGGCGGGGCAGCGCCGCCGGCGCCCACAGGGACATCCCCGCGAGCACCACCACCCCGAGCACCAGGGCGCGGGCCGGAGCCGGCGAGCTCCCCGGCTCGTCGGGCAGCAGCAGCGGGGCGGCAACCAGCACCGCGACCGCGGCGAGGTCGCGAGCCAGCGCGACCCGGGTGCCGGGGAGACCGACGATCACCGGGAGGCTGAAGGTGGCGCCGGCGGCGGCGAGGGCGAGCGCGGGCACGGTCGCGGCGGCGGCGACCAGCAGCCGGGGCGGCGACCAGCGCACCGGTCCGGTCAGCGCCACCGCGGCGGCGAGGAGCACGAGCATGCCGAGCAGGTTGGGGGCGGGGCCGGAGCGCCCCGGCAGGCTGCTCGCCGGGCTGCCCGGCAGCGGCAGCAGCGCCGCGGCCAGCCCGGCGCAGACCACCCCCGCCGCCGCCGGCGCGGTCCACCGCGCCGGCGCCACCGCCGCCCGGCCGCCGGCGAGCAGCGCCGCCCCGGCGAGGTAGGCGCCACCGGGGTAGAGCAGCACCGCGGCCGCCGCGGAGAGCAGCGCGAGGGCGTCCATCAGCCGCTCACCCCGTTGCCGAAGACGCCGGTGGTGAGCCAGTCCGGGGCGAGCCCGAGCCCGAGCAGCCCCAGCGCCACCGACCAGGCGAGCAGCCGGGTCACCCGCGGCGCGGGCAGGGAATCGCCCGGCCGCCAGCCCCCGGCGAGGGCGCGCGCCGCCGTGCCCAGCAGCGCCGCCGAGGCGACCAGCCCGGCGAGCAGGGCGGTGCCGTTGGCCGCCGCCAGGCCGAGGAGCACCAGGTAGCGGCCCCAGAAGGCAGGGGTGGGGGGCAGCCCGGACAGGCTGAGCCAGGCCAGCCGCCGCTGCCGGTCGAGGGCGGAGCGGGCGCTGTGGAGGAGCAGCGGGCCGGCGCCCATGTGGGTGAGCACGAGCACGAAGCAGCCCAGCCGCCCGGAGGCGTGGGTGCTGCCCAGCCCCGCCGCGGCGAGGGCGAGGTCGGCGATCAGCACCCGCCCGTAGCGGGCCGGCTCGGTCGATCGCAGCGCCATCAGGCTGCCCCAGGCCGCGCTCACCACCCCCAGGCAGAGAAGCACGTTGGCGAAGGGGTTGCGGGCCCCCGGGGGCAGCCCGGGGAGCAGCACGGTGGTGCCGAGCAGCACCGTGGGCGCCACCAGCAGCGCCCACGGGGCGACGTCGGCGCCGCGCACCACCCCGGTGGAGGCGGCCGCCCAGCCCCCCAGCGGCAGCAGTGCGAGCAGCGCCGACACCCCGGCGGCAAGGCAGCCACCGGCCAGCGCGGTGCGGGCGTCGAGGGTGGGCCCGGCGCCGGGGAGGAAGGCGGCGGCGGCGATCAGCGCGGCCGCGCCGAGGCCGGCGATGCGCCCGGCGGCGAGGGTGGCCCGGTGCGGCGCGGTGGTGATCCACCGCACCGTGATGGTCGCGACCGCGACGGCGATGGCGACGGCCCAGACGATGGCGACGGTGGCGGAGAGGGCGACCGCGCAGGCGGCGCCGGCGGCGCAGGCGGTGAGCACCTCGCCGCCGTCGAGCCGCGGCGCCAGCGCCAGGGTCAGCGCGAGGGCGAGCCCGGCGACCACCATCAGCCCGGCGGCGGGCCGGCCGAGGGCGAGGCTGGCGCCGTAGCGGGCGGAGGCGGCCGGGCCCGGCCAGGGTGCGGTCGTCGAGACCCCGAGAGCGCAGAGACCGGCGATCCCGGGCACCGTCCACGCCAGGCGGCGGCGGTGCCGCAGCGGGCCGAGGAGGAGCGCGGTGAGACCGCCCGCCACCCACACGCCGGCCAGCAGCATCGGGGTCACACCCCCGCCTCGGGAGCGGCGGCGCGGTGGTGGCGGCCGCGCAGCCAGCCGGCCGTGACCGCGGCCGCGGGAGCCAGGGCGGCGGCCGCCATCGCCTCGGGCAGGGCGCTCGGCCCCGCCTCGAGGATCCAGGCCACCGCCCCGGCGAGGGCGACGGTGGCGGCGCCGACCAGCAGGTCCTCGAGGGCGCGGGCGCGGAGCAGCCGGATCGCCCCCACCAGCCAGGTGTAGGCGGCGGCGAAGACCGCCCCCTGGGCGGTTCCGGCGGCGCCGACGAGCACGTTGAGGCTGACCCACGACGCGGCCACCAGCGCCAGCGCCGCGGCCGCGGCACGGATGCTGCGGGGGCCGAAGAGCGCCTCCCGCGGCGCCACCACGGGAACCAGCGGGTCGAGCCCGGCCACCCTGCCCATCCGCCGTGCGCCCTGGCCGGCCGCCGGGTCGAGCAGCGCCGCGGTCAGCCCGGCGCCGATCACCACCGCCGCGGCGGGCAGGCCGCCGACGCTCGCCGCCGAGGGGGCGAGGGTCAGACCGACCACCAGCGCGGCGATGCCCACCGCCCGGTGCCCGTCGACGAGGGCGGCGACGGCGCCGCCGAGGAAGCCGAGCGCGGCGATCAGGGTCTGGCTCATCGGAAGATGAACAGGCAGGCGGCGACGCCGGCGAGGACCACGACCAGGCCCGGCTGGGTGACCAGCCAGCGGTCGACGGAGACGAGCACGTGGATCCCCCTCCCCGCCGCCGCCAGCCCGCGGGAGACCAGGCCCGGCAGCGCCCGCCCCAGGGACGGCCAGGCGTCGACCAGCGCTGGGGGCGGCGGCCCGGGGCGGCCCGGCTCGCGCCCGGGGGTGGCGACACCCTCGATCGCGGCGGCGGAGGCGGCGGCGACCACCGCCAGCAGGGCGGCGAGCTCGAGGTATCCGCCCGGCCAGCCACCGCCCGCGCCCAGCACCGCGCCGGCGTCGACCACGCCCGAGGTGCCGGCGTCGGCGAGCGGGTCGATGATCCCGCCGAGGGCGAGCCCGGGCAGGAGGCCGAGCACCGCGCCGCTCACCACCGCGAGCAGGGCGTCGACCCGGGGACGCCCCCAGGCCAGCCCCGACGGCGCCGAGGCGAGCGTCGAGCGCGCCGCGGCCGCCCCGGCGGCGGCGGTCAGCAGCCCGACGGCGGCCACCCCGCTGCCCGCCGCCGCCCCCAGCGGTCCCTGGGGCAGCGCCGCGCCCGCGCCCATGACGAGCGCGGTGGTGCCGATCCCCAGGGGCAGGCCGCCGGCGGCCGCAAGCGCCATGGCACGCAGCCAGACCGCGGCCCGGCCGCTCCCCTCCTCGCCGCCCGCCCCCCAGGCCGGCGCGGCGGCGAGCACGAGAAGCAGGGCGACCCCGGTGGCGGCGACCCCCAGCCGCGCCGGCTGGGTGACCACCCCGGCGAGGGCGATCACCGGGCCGGCGGCGGCCAACGCCAGCGCCCGCCCGGCGGCGGTGGGCAGGGCGTGGCGGCGCAGCGCCTCCACCGCCCCGGCGAGGCCGATCGCCAGTCCCGCCGCCACCAGGGTGCCGGCCACCAGCGGCGGCAGCCCGGCGTCGCCGGCGGCCTCGCTGAGCCGGAGCAGCACGATCAGGCCGGTGGGGACGGCGGCCACCGCCACCCAGCTCGAGCTCTCCCGCCGGCCCGGGACGGAGGGCAGGCCGGCGGCCCCGAGCAGCCGCACCGCGCCGGCGAGCGCCCAGGGCCCGGCAACCGTCCCCCAGGTGAGGGCCCGGGCCGGGAGCGCGCTCAGGTCGGTGGTGCCCACCCCGTTCTGGAGCTCGATGGCGGCGGCCAGGAGGCCGAGCGCGGCGGCGTGCTGGAGGGCGAGGCCGATCCGCGCCCGGCGCCCCAGCGGCCCCGCGCCGGCGGCGAGCAGGACGGCGCCGACGTTGCCGAGCTCGAGGCCGCCGAAGAGCAGCACCGCGTTGCCGGCGAGGGCGGCGAGGCAGCTGGCGGTGAGGCAGAGCATCAGCCCGGCCCGCTCGACCGGGTTCCGCCGCGGCTCGGCGAGCGCCATCAGCGTCACCGCGCAGGCGATCATCGCCACCGTCAGCCCGGCGGGGTCGGCGCGGAGCACCAGCGCCGCCCCGGGGACGAGGTCGCCGAGCGACCGCTCGACCCGTCCGGAGGGCAGCACCACGGGGAGGTCGGAGGCGAGCAGCGCCAGCGCCGCCACCACCGCCGCGAGCGACAGCAGCCGGGCCGTCCGGGCGGCCCGCGGCGGCAGCGGATACAGGGCCAGCGTGGCAGCGACCAGCACCCCGCAGGTGAGCAGCGGCCGGAGGCCGGGGCTCAGGAGGAGGCCGCCTGGCCGCTGCCGCCGCGCCCCGGGGTGGCCACCTCCTCGGCGCAGTACGGGCAGACCCGCCAGCCCAGCCGCAGCCAGCGCTGGCAGCCACGGCAGCGGCGGGCGAACTGGGTGCGGCAGTAGGGGCAGATGACGAAGTCGAGCTCGATCTCGCGCCCGCAGGTGGGGCAGGGCCGCGAGACCACCTCGACCGGGCCCTCGGTGAGCGCCTGCTCCTCGAGCAGGAGCGCGCGCTCCTCGTCGAGGGTGTGGGGGGGCCGCAGCACCAGGTAGAGGAGCAGGCCGAGGTAGGGCAGCACGTTGACCGCCCCGGCGAAGACGGCGAGCAGCGGCGACTCGCTGCGGCGCCGGGCGTCGCGCACCGCCCAGAAGGCGAGCGCGATCCAGAAGAACGCGAGGAAGAGGACGACGACCACCACCAGCAGGGTGCCCGCCGCGGAGTCGAGGAGGGCAGCCGGCGGGGCGGTCATCCCTGGTCGAGCAGCCGGCGCAGGGTGTCGCGCTGGGCGATCGCCTCGGCGAGGAGGCGGCCGGTCCTCTCCACCATCTCCGGCCCAGCGCCGTCGACGAAGCGGGGGTTGGCCAGCTGGGCGGTGTAGCGGTCGACCAGGGCCTGTGCCTGCCGCCACTGCTTCTCCAGGCGGGCCCGGTCCACCGGCGCCCCGCCGGTGCCCAGGGCGGCCTCCGTCCCCCCCGCCACCACCCGCACCGGGTCGGTGCCGGTGGGGAGCTCGTCGACCACCGTCACCGCCACCAGCGCCTCCACCAGCCGGCGCAGGTCGTCGGTCGACAGGCTCTCGTCGGCGGTGCGCAGCGTCACCGGCTGGCGCTGCTTGAAGCCGGTGGGAAGCCCGGCCTCCTGGCGGGCGTGGCGCAGCGCCCCGACCAGCTCCATCACCCGCTCCACCCCGGCGGCGGCGCCGTTGGCGCCCTCCCGCCACCAGGACGGCGGCGCCGGCCACTCCCGCTGCTGCAGCGTCGGCGCCGCCCCGGGCAGCCGCACCGCGCACTCCTCGGTGACGAAGGGCATGAACGGGTGGAGGAGGCGGAGCAGGGTGTCGAGCACGGTCACCGCGGTCCACTCCGCGGCGACCCGGGACGCGGGGTCGGCGTCGTCGCCGAGCCGGCCCTTGATCATCTCGACGTACCAGTCGCAGTAGCCGCGCCAGGTGAGGTCGTAGAGCCGCTCCATCACCTCGTGGAAGCGGTAGGCGGCGATCGCCGCGTCGCAGGCGGCGACGGTCTCGGCGACCCGGGCGAGGATCCAGCGGTCCTCGGGGTGCAGGGTGGCGGGGTCGAGCTCCGGCGCCCGGGCGATGCGCTCGCCGTCACCGAGCCGGGTGACCAGCAGGCGGGTGGCGTTCCACAGCTTGTTGGCGAAGAGCCGGTAGCCGGCGACGCGGTTCTCGTCGAAGCGCATGTCCTGGCCGGAGGTGCCCACCGCGCCCGCCCAGGCACGCACCGCGTCGGCGCCATAGCGCTCGATCATGTCGAGGGGGTCGATCACGTTGCCCTTCGACTTGCTCATCCGCGAGCCGTCGACGGCCATGATCGTGCTGTTGATGATCACGTCGCTGAAGGGCTTCGCGCCGGCGAAGCGGAGGCCGGTCATGATCATCCGCGCCACCCAGAGGAAGATGATCTCGCGCGCGGTCACCAGCACGTCGGTGGGATAGAAGCGGCGCAGGTCGGGGGTGTCGTCGGGCCAGCCGAAGATGGCGAACGGCCAGAGCGCGCTGCTGAACCAGGTGTCGAGCACGTCGGGGTCGTCGGTGAGCTCGGCGCCGCCGCACTCCGGGCATGCCTCGGGGTGCTCGACCCAGGCGAAGCGGTGGCCGTTGGCGCAGATCGACACCGGGATGGCGTGGCCCAGCCAGAGCTGGCGGCTGATGCACCAGTCGCGGATGTTGCGCATCCAGTCCAGGTACACGTTCTCGAAGCGCCGCGGGTGGAAGCTCACCTCGCCGGCCTCGACGGCGGCGATCGCGGGCTCGGCGAGCGGGCGCATCGTCACCCACCACTGCTCGCTGATCAGCGGCTCGAGCACGCCCTTGCAGCGGTCGCAGTGGCCGACCGAGTGGACGTACTCGTCCTCCCCCACCACCGCGCCGAGCTCGCGCAGCGCAGCGGTCACCTCGGCGCGGGCGCGGTTCACCGACAGCCCGTGGAAGCGGGGCAGGTCGGGCACGTCCATGGTGCCGTCGAGGGCGATCACCCCGATCATCGGGAGGCCATGGCGCTGGCCGATGTCGTAGTCGGTGGGGTCGTGGGCCGGGGTCACCTTGAGCGCGCCGGTGCCGAACTCGGGCTCGACCGCATCGTCCTCGAAGATGGGGATCCGCCGCCCGGTGAGCGGCAGCACCACGAGGCGCCCCACCAGCTCCGCGTAGCGGGGGTCACCCGGGGACACGGCCACGCCGGTGTCGCCGAGCATGGTCTCCGGCCGCACCGTGGCGATGGTGATGTCACCGCCGCCCTCGACGGGGTAGCGGATGCGCACCAGGCTGTCGGTGTGCTCCTGCCACTCCACCTCCTCGTCGCTGATCGCCGAGCGGCAGCGCGGGCACCAGTTGACGATCCGCGGGCCGCGGTAGATCAGCCCCTCGTCGTAGAGCTCCTTGAAGACGACACGGATGGCACGAACGTAGGCGGGGTCGAGGGTGAAGCGCGCCCGCGACCAGTCGCAGGAGAAGCCGAGGCGGCGCATCTGCTCGAAGATCCGCCCCCCGTACTCCTCGTACCAGGCGTCCACCCGGGCCCTGAAGGCCTCGCGGCCGAGCTCCTCCTTGGTGAGGCCCTCGGAGGCGAGCTGGCGCTCGATCACGTTCTGGGTGGCGATCGCGGCGTGGTCGGTGCCCGGGCACCACTCCACCTCGTCGCCGCGCATCCGGCGGTGCCGGGCGAGAACGTCCTGCACCGAGAACGACGCGGTGTGCCCCATGTGGAGCGCCCCGGTGATGTTCGGCGGCGGCAGCGCGATGCTGAAGGAGGTGCGGTCGGTGGTGGCGTCGGCGACGCCGACCCCGAGCTCCTCCCAGCGCGCCCGCCAGCGCGGCTCGACGTCGGAGGGAGAGAAGGACTTGTCCATGAGGGCTCCTGGGCTAGGGCTCGGAGTATAGAGGGGCCGCCGCGGCGGTCAGCGCGCCTACGCCGCCGGGATGGACGCGCCGGTGCGCCGGTCCCGCCAGCTCGGCTGCAGCGGGGTGGTGGAGTAGACCAGCTCCGGCTGCGCCCCCGGGCCGAGCTGGCGCACGGCGCGCTCCCGGGTCACCCCGGGGAAGGCCGCCGGCGGCGCCGCGGCGAGGTCGTCGACGGTCGAGAAGTAGGCCTGGTCGCCGCAGGAGCGGAGGAAGACGGCGAGCCCCGCGATCGTCCGCGGGGCACCGTCGGGTCCGGGGTTGGTGCCCAGCGGGAACACGATCGCGTCGTGCCGGCCGGGGTCGAGGGCGGCGATGTCGACCGGGCCGCCGAGCGAGGTCGCCGCGGCGAGGTCGGGGTGCAGCGCCGAGGCCGCCTTCAGGGCGGCGTCCTCGAGGGTGCGGGGCATGGTGACGTCGTAGGGCTGGTCGAAGTCGCCGAGGGCGCGCAGCTGGGCGGGC
This Candidatus Dormiibacterota bacterium DNA region includes the following protein-coding sequences:
- a CDS encoding valine--tRNA ligase — encoded protein: MDKSFSPSDVEPRWRARWEELGVGVADATTDRTSFSIALPPPNITGALHMGHTASFSVQDVLARHRRMRGDEVEWCPGTDHAAIATQNVIERQLASEGLTKEELGREAFRARVDAWYEEYGGRIFEQMRRLGFSCDWSRARFTLDPAYVRAIRVVFKELYDEGLIYRGPRIVNWCPRCRSAISDEEVEWQEHTDSLVRIRYPVEGGGDITIATVRPETMLGDTGVAVSPGDPRYAELVGRLVVLPLTGRRIPIFEDDAVEPEFGTGALKVTPAHDPTDYDIGQRHGLPMIGVIALDGTMDVPDLPRFHGLSVNRARAEVTAALRELGAVVGEDEYVHSVGHCDRCKGVLEPLISEQWWVTMRPLAEPAIAAVEAGEVSFHPRRFENVYLDWMRNIRDWCISRQLWLGHAIPVSICANGHRFAWVEHPEACPECGGAELTDDPDVLDTWFSSALWPFAIFGWPDDTPDLRRFYPTDVLVTAREIIFLWVARMIMTGLRFAGAKPFSDVIINSTIMAVDGSRMSKSKGNVIDPLDMIERYGADAVRAWAGAVGTSGQDMRFDENRVAGYRLFANKLWNATRLLVTRLGDGERIARAPELDPATLHPEDRWILARVAETVAACDAAIAAYRFHEVMERLYDLTWRGYCDWYVEMIKGRLGDDADPASRVAAEWTAVTVLDTLLRLLHPFMPFVTEECAVRLPGAAPTLQQREWPAPPSWWREGANGAAAGVERVMELVGALRHARQEAGLPTGFKQRQPVTLRTADESLSTDDLRRLVEALVAVTVVDELPTGTDPVRVVAGGTEAALGTGGAPVDRARLEKQWRQAQALVDRYTAQLANPRFVDGAGPEMVERTGRLLAEAIAQRDTLRRLLDQG
- a CDS encoding zinc ribbon domain-containing protein; amino-acid sequence: MTAPPAALLDSAAGTLLVVVVVLFLAFFWIALAFWAVRDARRRSESPLLAVFAGAVNVLPYLGLLLYLVLRPPHTLDEERALLLEEQALTEGPVEVVSRPCPTCGREIELDFVICPYCRTQFARRCRGCQRWLRLGWRVCPYCAEEVATPGRGGSGQAASS